Proteins found in one Massilia sp. H6 genomic segment:
- a CDS encoding hemolysin family protein, producing MENFLFLGLALFLVALNGFYVAAEFSIVTLRKTRVRAIAKTSGLRGRILGKVHGQLDAYLSACQLGITLASLGLGWVGEPAFASLLEPLFAMLGVSSPELIHGVSFVVAFSVISFLHIVVGELAPKTLAIRLPEVVALWTAIPLYAFYWSMYPAIAVLNASANLVLRIAGLAGAGGHDTHYSTEELKLILRTSTPGEKFTTDERNILAQSLDFSQLAVSDLMRPINEVSALYASRSFEENMETVRRNRFSRYPYFDEDGEEVLGVIHLKDLFFAQQAGRPVSDLKQHLRPVETISARTPAQDIFRRFRSGAPHFALIGEKGKRPVGFITLDNLLGAMVGEIRDEFRMNENDWLKQADGTWIGKASLPIFSLERVLGIDIDNEEMGLDDVESVGGLLMEKLGDIPKQGQRIEFPHFDVVVKKMNGPRILLVKVYPRRERAEDDDNHE from the coding sequence ATGGAAAACTTTTTATTTCTCGGTCTTGCCCTGTTCCTGGTGGCGCTGAACGGCTTCTACGTGGCGGCGGAATTCAGCATTGTCACGCTGCGCAAGACGCGCGTACGCGCCATCGCCAAGACCAGCGGCTTGCGCGGACGCATCCTGGGCAAGGTCCATGGCCAGCTCGATGCCTACCTCTCGGCCTGCCAGCTCGGCATCACCCTGGCCTCGCTGGGCCTGGGCTGGGTGGGCGAGCCGGCCTTTGCCAGCCTGCTCGAGCCGCTATTCGCGATGCTGGGCGTGAGCTCCCCCGAACTGATCCATGGCGTTTCCTTCGTGGTCGCCTTCTCGGTCATTTCTTTCTTGCACATCGTGGTCGGCGAGCTGGCCCCCAAGACGCTGGCGATCCGCCTGCCCGAAGTGGTGGCCCTGTGGACCGCGATTCCGCTGTATGCGTTCTACTGGTCGATGTACCCGGCCATTGCGGTGCTCAACGCCAGCGCCAACCTGGTGCTGCGCATAGCCGGCCTGGCCGGCGCCGGAGGCCATGACACCCACTACTCCACGGAAGAATTGAAACTGATCCTGCGCACCAGCACGCCGGGCGAGAAGTTCACCACCGACGAGCGTAATATCCTGGCCCAGTCGCTCGACTTCAGCCAGCTGGCGGTATCCGATCTGATGCGCCCGATCAACGAGGTCAGCGCGCTGTATGCGAGTCGCAGCTTCGAGGAAAACATGGAAACGGTACGCCGCAACCGCTTTTCGCGCTACCCGTATTTCGATGAAGATGGCGAAGAAGTGCTGGGCGTGATCCACCTGAAAGACCTGTTCTTCGCCCAGCAGGCCGGCCGCCCGGTCAGCGACCTGAAGCAGCACCTGCGCCCGGTCGAGACGATCTCGGCGCGCACTCCGGCGCAGGACATCTTCCGGCGTTTTCGCAGCGGCGCGCCGCATTTCGCCCTGATCGGCGAAAAGGGCAAGCGCCCGGTTGGCTTCATCACGCTCGACAACCTGCTCGGCGCCATGGTCGGCGAGATCCGCGACGAATTCCGCATGAACGAGAACGACTGGCTCAAGCAGGCCGACGGCACCTGGATCGGCAAGGCCAGCCTGCCGATCTTCTCGCTCGAGCGCGTGCTCGGGATCGACATCGACAACGAAGAGATGGGCCTGGACGATGTTGAATCGGTCGGTGGCCTCTTGATGGAAAAACTGGGCGACATCCCCAAGCAGGGCCAGCGCATCGAGTTTCCGCACTTCGACGTGGTGGTCAAGAAAATGAACGGGCCGCGCATCCTGCTGGTCAAGGTCTACCCTCGCCGCGAGCGCGCCGAGGACGACGACAACCACGAATGA